The proteins below come from a single Roseiflexus sp. RS-1 genomic window:
- a CDS encoding radical SAM protein, protein MACVFGPIPSRRLGRSLGVDPVPLKTCNWNCVYCQLGRTRPLTNERRVYVPLPVILNELEQALANRAPDEIDWVTIVGSGEPTLHSEIGELIRAIKRLTTLPLAVITNGALLYLPDVRADLCAADAVMPTLSAGSASVYRALHRPHPETTFERLLEGLIAFRAEYRGKLWVEVMLVRGVNDSEAALRDLASALQRIQPDRIDITLPERPPAEPWVEPPDAGGLMRATAILGAAAHVVHPAEGSFDLRGYATPVEAILAIIARHPMRVTELERALTRWAPDQVHEALRTLEASGAARLIERYGSQFWCAADAFYAPAAPAP, encoded by the coding sequence ATGGCGTGCGTTTTCGGTCCCATCCCTTCACGGCGGCTTGGACGTTCACTGGGGGTCGATCCTGTGCCGCTGAAAACCTGCAACTGGAACTGCGTCTACTGTCAGTTGGGGCGAACACGCCCGCTGACCAACGAGCGTCGCGTGTATGTTCCGCTGCCGGTCATTCTAAACGAACTCGAACAGGCGCTGGCGAACCGCGCTCCTGATGAGATCGACTGGGTCACGATCGTTGGATCGGGCGAGCCGACGCTGCACAGCGAGATTGGGGAACTGATCCGCGCGATCAAGCGCCTGACCACGTTGCCGCTCGCTGTCATTACCAACGGCGCGCTGCTCTACCTGCCCGACGTGCGTGCAGACCTCTGCGCCGCCGATGCGGTGATGCCGACGTTGTCCGCTGGCTCGGCATCGGTCTATCGTGCGCTGCACCGCCCCCATCCAGAGACGACGTTCGAGCGCCTGCTGGAAGGGTTGATCGCATTCCGCGCTGAATACCGCGGGAAATTGTGGGTCGAGGTGATGCTGGTGCGCGGGGTGAACGACTCCGAAGCAGCGTTGCGCGATCTGGCGTCGGCGTTGCAGCGTATTCAGCCCGACCGGATCGACATCACGCTGCCAGAGCGTCCTCCGGCTGAACCATGGGTCGAACCGCCCGATGCTGGCGGGTTGATGCGCGCGACGGCGATACTCGGTGCAGCCGCGCACGTGGTCCACCCGGCGGAAGGAAGTTTTGACCTGCGCGGATATGCCACGCCGGTTGAAGCGATCCTCGCCATCATCGCGCGCCACCCGATGCGTGTCACGGAACTGGAACGCGCACTGACGCGCTGGGCGCCGGATCAGGTGCATGAGGCGCTGCGCACACTCGAAGCGAGTGGTGCAGCCCGGCTGATTGAACGTTACGGTTCACAATTCTGGTGCGCTGCCGATGCCTTCTACGCCCCGGCTGCTCCCGCGC
- a CDS encoding class I SAM-dependent methyltransferase gives MLDHFDILAPVYDRLIGSPDPARLIALLRLPTDGWLLDAGGGTGRVAAGLRPFVGGLIISDQSRQMLRRAREKSTLHPVQAQVQRLPFRDGFFDRILVVDALHHFFDQQAAVRELARVLAPGGRLVIEEPDIHRPAVKLVALAERMALMGSTFLAPEIVRDLLAAQELHAQVAERDRFSAWIVADKPSGGTR, from the coding sequence ATGCTCGATCATTTCGACATTCTGGCGCCGGTGTACGACCGGCTGATCGGTTCACCCGATCCGGCGCGCCTGATAGCGCTCTTGCGTCTCCCAACCGATGGGTGGCTGCTCGATGCTGGCGGCGGCACGGGGCGCGTCGCTGCCGGATTGCGCCCATTTGTCGGCGGTCTGATCATCAGCGATCAGTCGCGTCAGATGCTGCGACGCGCCCGCGAAAAATCGACGTTGCATCCGGTGCAGGCGCAGGTGCAACGGCTCCCTTTTCGCGACGGATTCTTCGACCGCATTCTGGTCGTCGATGCGCTGCATCACTTTTTCGACCAGCAGGCGGCGGTGCGCGAACTGGCGCGTGTGCTTGCGCCTGGCGGGAGGCTGGTTATTGAAGAGCCGGACATTCATCGCCCGGCGGTTAAACTGGTCGCGCTGGCGGAACGTATGGCGCTGATGGGAAGCACATTCCTGGCGCCGGAAATCGTGCGTGACCTGCTGGCAGCGCAGGAACTGCACGCGCAGGTGGCGGAGCGCGACCGCTTTTCCGCCTGGATCGTCGCGGACAAGCCGTCTGGAGGAACCC